TCTTCTACCATAACTGTATTGGTATGACCGCCAATATAATCGGCGCTGTCAAATATGGTTAAATCAAAATCATTTTTTAAAAAGTAGGCGGAACCTAAACCTGCGATTCCTGTGCCGACAATGGCTAATCTTTCTTTCACTTGTTTCCCTGATGGTGATTAGACCGTCAGAGAAAGAGTTGGTTCATTTGTAAGTGGACTTCCTCTGCTTTCTTTTCTGCGACTTGTCCGAAGTTTTCTTCTAAGGAACTAAGTGTAATCCCTCTTGAAGAATTGATAAGCGATCGTTTTCCTGATGCCTGAATGATAGCTTCTAAATCTCCCCCTTGGGCACCAAACCCAGGGATGAGAAAATACATTTCTGGATGACGCACGCGTAAGGACTGGATCTCCGATGGATGAGTTCCCCCCACAACAAGCCCCACTTGGTCGGGATACTCTTCCGCAAGTCTTGCCATCTGATCACTCACCTCTTCATACAGAAAGATATCTCTGCCTACCAACTTTTGTTTTTGAAAGTCAGTAGAAGAAGGATTGGAAGTAAGACCGAGGACAAAAATGTATCCACCTAAATCCAAATAAGGGACCAAACTATCCCGACCCATATATGGATTCACGGTCAGTGCATCCACTTTCAAGGTTTGGAAAAAGTACTTTGCATACTCTTTAGAGGTATTGGCAAGATCCCCGCGTTTTGCATCCATCACTATGGGTACTTGCGGCGAAACTTCCTGCATCACACGCACCGTATGCTCCAAAGCAAAGTATCCTTCTGCACCCAATCGTTCAAAGAAAGCAACGTTTGGTTTCCAAGAAGTCGCATAAGTATGTGTGTACCGAACGATGGTTTCCGCAAAATGAACCAGTGGTGCTTTGGAATCCAAACTCACCTTAGGCAATTTTTCCAACTCGGAATCAAGACCAATGCAGAGTAAAGACTTTAGCGAGTCTCTACGTACATTGAATTTTTGAATGAACTGAGATTTATGATTCACTTGGGTTCCTTAAAATGGATCTTTTGTTTTCTCTTTTCTATTTCTAGGTCAATGTCTCTTTTTTTATAACGACCGTAAATATGACCTGGGATTACAGTAACAGCGGTAATGGGATTGGTCACGACATCACCAATGGCACCTCCCACATAAGTAGAATAAGCTGGAGTGAGTAACTCGTAGGAAGATTCTAATTGTTCTCTGTCATTTTTTTCTGCAAAATAATTTATAGCGTCGTCAGAGGCCCTTGCTTCATGGTAAAGTGCTCCCACCACGGGAATCGCATAAACGGCGGCATAGAGAGTTCTTTTTTCTCTTTGAGCAAAGTCTTTGGCATGTCCCCCTTCATGGATGACAACAGGAGGTAGATCAGAATACACATTGATTGTATTTGTAAAAGAATTATAATGATCTCCGCCAATCGTTCCTGCAAACAACCGACCCGGAAGAAATGTATAAGCTAGTAAAGAAATGGAACCAAAAAAATACCGAACCACAGGATTGATATTTTTATTTTTCGGAAGTCGTCTCCATTCCGAAAGGGGGGCATATTGATTGAAACGAACCTTTACATCCCGTAAATTATTTTCTTTAATATAACGAATCAAATAGTCTTTGGTTTCTTTTGAAATATGGTGGTTGTCTGCCTTTAGATTCCAAAGCACTAACTTGGAAGGAAGAGAAAAAATCCAGTTCCCCGTTTGGTCCAAAATCCAGACTGGTTCGCCTTCTTCAAATTGTGGATCTTCTTCGGTAAACTCGGGACTTGGGAGATAAGGATTCCCATAATTATATTGTTTCTCTAAAGAGTAACAATTTGTGAGACTAAAACCAATCCACAGTAGAATGATAAGAACTTGGGATTTCATAAACTTTCAAGAATTTCCTTTAGTTTCGGATCCACTGGTTCTTGTTTGGTGGGAGTTTGTTTCTGTTTTGTGGGTGGTGTTTCTGGTAGCTGAGTTTCTTCTACCGGCGAACTCCCATTATACCCTGATACTGATTCCAACTTTGTAAAAAATTCTGATAAAGAATTTCTACCCAATTGGTTTAACTGATCTTCTCGGTTCCCCCGGAATCCATTGTATGGCACATACCAAATCAATGGCACTATTGTTAATATACTCCCTGTTAAGTAACAATTGGTGACCCTAGAGTCGATTTCATCATAATAAGAAAATACTTCTTCAGCACCACCAACAATTTGGATCCGCGCCTTCAAACGCACAAAACTTAAGTTTTTAGAACATCTGTCTAGAGAGACTAGCTGAAATTCATCGACGAAAATCTTTCCTCCTCTGTCGATTAACAAAGGATAACGATTCCCTCGCATAGAAAGTTCTTTGCGTATCAAATAAGACAATGGACCGTATTCATTAGGAAGTCCCTCAGGGCCTGAAAAATACCCGTCATAGATGGCCATTTTCATTCGATTTTCATCTTTGACTTGAATCTGGATATGATCCATCTTTTTGACAAATTCAAAAGCAGTTTCCTTTGGGAAAGGCCTGTACACTCGAAGAGAAATCCCACAGCCCATCCCTAAAAATGAGCTAAGTAAAAGCGATATCGTATAAAAATTAATTTTAAAAAACATAAGTATACCCAATGTATAAATTCGAAATCGAGTAACTTCGGGAAGGACGTTTGTCCCGACCATCCGCTTCATAGAATGCAGAACTTAAATAATAATCCCTAACTCCCGAATGGAAAGACTCCTGATTTAACGCTCGGATTCCAGGCGCATAAGATTCGTTAGCCCTCCAAATATATTGAATTACCTGAAACCCTAAATGGAATTTATGGTGTTCTAACGGCTGCCAGTTGAATTGTCCGAGTATATCCAAACCCACAATTGTTGTTTGTAGTGGTTTTTCTGAAAATAAGGAATATGCCTCATCACCTGCGACGATACCTTCTCCAAACCTTGTGGCACCACCGTTTTGTGTTAAAATATCCCTTCTGTAATTGAGCCTACCGAGAGGAGTAAGGAATAAATCCCCTCCCAATTCATAGGAGAATCCTTCCCCTAATTTATGATAAAACTTAAAGCCAGCACTCGGAGCTAGATACCGCATGGAATCTCGCATAATACCAGTTTGCGCTAGAGATTGGGAGGAAAAAACTGAATTGGTATGAAAGGAGCCCGTTCGGATGCCAAAATCCCAACTATAAGCAATCGAACGAGAATACTCCTCATAAATTTTTACCACTAACTTATGTTCAGCGTTATACAATCGATCAGAGTGATAAGCTGATTGTGGTACTCCAACAAATCCTATAGAAAGATAATCGTTTGTTGTTTGAAATTGAAAATATATATATTCCAAACCCCATTTTGCCGAATTGTGTTTGTATGCCACCCTCGGCGAAAAAGATCGCGAAAATTCGTAAGGATTTTTTATATCATAGGCCAAAGGAAGGCTTCGAATGTTTTGGTAACCTATAGGCGAACGAGGGTAATACGGTGATCCTGCTTGAAAGGCAATGCGTCCGTCGTCTGACGCAGAATCATTCCCTGTAGAAAACATCCCAAATTGGTCAAAACTCCGAAATCCAATCTCCCAAGTCCCTTGGTGGAATTCCAAAGAACCCTTATTGGTTGCCGGGATACTTTTTGTGGGTGAAATAAATTCGGTTTGCGGATTTCGATCTCGAAACTGATCGGCCCGAATCCGTTTGATTTTCGAACGGATCTCTTCTCCCTTTTTTGGGAACCCACGTTCTTCATAGGATTCTGCCTCTAATTCCAACTTTGTTGCTTTTGTTTCCTGGGCCCAAAGAACATTTGGACGAATAAAAACCAGAAGCAAGGAAAAGAAAACGGGAATCCATTTCACAAAGATTTATCCTTTTCGTTTGATATAAGCTTTTGCAAATTCAGGAAGAACAAAAGCGGCTTTGTGAATTTCAGGACTATAGTATTTGAGTCCTTTCGGAACACGTTTTGGATCAGGTGTCACGGAATAAGGATCAATCGCATTGGATAAAAAAGTAAACCCAATAATCCCCGAAGGGTATGTAGGAATGGTCGTGTAATAGTATCCATACTCAGGAAAAATTTT
The sequence above is drawn from the Leptospira wolbachii serovar Codice str. CDC genome and encodes:
- the pyrF gene encoding orotidine-5'-phosphate decarboxylase, translating into MNHKSQFIQKFNVRRDSLKSLLCIGLDSELEKLPKVSLDSKAPLVHFAETIVRYTHTYATSWKPNVAFFERLGAEGYFALEHTVRVMQEVSPQVPIVMDAKRGDLANTSKEYAKYFFQTLKVDALTVNPYMGRDSLVPYLDLGGYIFVLGLTSNPSSTDFQKQKLVGRDIFLYEEVSDQMARLAEEYPDQVGLVVGGTHPSEIQSLRVRHPEMYFLIPGFGAQGGDLEAIIQASGKRSLINSSRGITLSSLEENFGQVAEKKAEEVHLQMNQLFL